One genomic region from Podarcis raffonei isolate rPodRaf1 chromosome 16, rPodRaf1.pri, whole genome shotgun sequence encodes:
- the LOC128404181 gene encoding keratin-associated protein 5-4-like has protein sequence MCEEGCNDRVIYSSGREPWFNLNSTWYGPAGSWLDNRRKPFRYVVNTACVTGCNRRDDVPRRGGHNYRCYGYRRSTCRQGGNPRVTCCVHNPSGGPRDYWGRPIGDSCDGNTGGHYSNEESFCCGSGGGSAGGCGGGSAGGCGGGQGGACAQPVASSGGCGGGRGVCSEPGCGRGRAVCAEPGCGRSSRGLQTSGGAGCAGSSGGCGGGRGVCSEPGCGRSSRRPQTSGGSVCSESSVRSSGRCGRGRGVCFEPGCGGGRGVCSEPGCRS, from the coding sequence ATGTGTGAAGAAGGGTGTAACGATAGAGTTATCTACTcgtctgggagagaaccctggtTCAATCTGAACTCAACATGGTATGGCCCAGCTGGATCCTGGTTGGACAACCGCCGCAAACCATTTCGCTATGTTGTAAACACAGCCTGTGTCACCGGTTGCAACCGCAGGGATGATGTACCGAGAAGAGGAGGCCACAACTACCGATGCTACGGCTATCGGCGCTCCACCTGTAGACAAGGGGGAAACCCAAGAGTGACCTGCTGTGTCCACAATCCTTCGGGAGGACCCCGTGATTACTGGGGGCGTCCAATAGGCGATTCGTGCGATGGAAATACAGGGGGGCACTATTCTAATGAAGAGTCGTTCTGCTGTGGATCCGGTGGTGGATCTGCTGGTGGATGTGGAGGTGGATCTGCTGGTGGATGTGGAGGTGGGCAAGGAGGGGCATGTGCCCAGCCAGTTGCTTCATCAGGAGGAtgtggaggaggacgaggagtgtGCTCTGAGCCTGGATGTGGAAGAGGACGAGCAGTATGCGCAGAACCTGGATGTGGCAGATCTTCAAGAGGGCTGCAGACCTCTGGGGGAGCAGGGTGTGCTGGGTCTTCAGGAGGAtgtggaggaggacgaggagtaTGTTCTGAGCCAGGATGTGGAAGGTCTTCAAGACGGCCGCAAACCTCTGGGGGCTCAGTGTGTTCCGAGTCCAGTGTTAGATCTTCAGGAAGatgtggaagaggaagaggagtatGTTTTGAGCCGGGAtgcggaggaggaagaggagtatgTTCTGAGCCGGGATGCCGCTCTTAG
- the LOC128403996 gene encoding keratin-associated protein 5-5-like, which yields MCEEGCNDRVIYSSGREPWFNLNSTWYDPAGSWLDNRRKPFRYVVNTACVTGCNRRDDVPRRGGHNYRCYGYRSSTCRQGGNPRVTCCVHNPSGGPRDYWGRPIGDSCDGNTGGHYSNEESFCCGSGGGSAGGCGGGSAGGCGGGQGGACAQPVASSGGCGGGRGVCSEPGCGRGRAVCAEPGCGRSSRGLQTSGGAGCAGSSGGCGGGRGVCSEPGCGRGRAVCAEPGCGRSSRGLQTSGGAGCARSSGGCGGGRGVCSEPGCGRGRGVCFEPGCGGGRGVCSEPGCRS from the exons ATGTGTGAAGAAGGGTGTAACGATAGAGTTATCTACTcttctgggagagaaccctggtTCAATCTGAACTCAACATGGTATGACCCAGCTGGATCCTGGTTGGACAACCGCCGCAAACCATTTCGCTATGTTGTAAACACAGCCTGTGTCACCGGTTGCAACCGCAGGGATGATGTACCAAGAAGAGGAGGCCACAATTACCGATGCTACGGCTATCGGAGCTCCACCTGTAGACAAGGGGGAAACCCAAGAGTGACCTGCTGTGTCCACAATCCTTCGGGAGGACCCCGTGATTACTGGGGGCGTCCAATAGGTGATTCGTGCGATGGAAATACAGGGGGGCACTATTCTAATGAAGAGTCGTTCTGCTGTGGATCCGGTGGTGGATCTGCTGGTGGATGCGGAGGTGGATCTGCTGGTGGATGCGGAGGTGGGCAAGGAGGGGCATGTGCCCAGCCAGTTGCTTCATCAGGAGGAtgtggaggaggacgaggagtgtGCTCTGAGCCTGGATGTGGAAGAGGACGAGCAGTATGCGCAGAACCTGGATGTGGGAGATCTTCAAGAGGGCTGCAAACCTCTGGGGGAGCAGGGTGTGCTGGGTCTTCAGGAGGAtgtggaggaggacgaggagtgtGTTCTGAGCCTGGATGTGGAAGAGGACGAGCAGTATGCGCAGAACCTGGATGTGGGAGATCTTCAAGAGGGCTGCAAACCTCTGGGGGAGCAGGGTGTGCTAGGTCTTCAGGAGGAtgtggaggaggacgaggagtgtGTTCTGAGCCTGGATGCGGAAG aggaagaggagtatGTTTTGAGCCGGGAtgcggaggaggaagaggagtatgTTCTGAGCCGGGATGCCGCTCATAG